One part of the Bacillus sp. FJAT-45350 genome encodes these proteins:
- the ade gene encoding adenine deaminase, with protein sequence MSKNQLKQQLAVATRESIADLVIKNGKILDVFNREIIEEDVAIKDGKFVGIGDYDGKEIIDAKGSFVCPTFIDGHVHIESSMVTPNELGKVLLPHGVSTIIADPHEIANVSGSDGIQYILDASEKSPLNIYIMLPSCVPATEFEHSGATLTAEDLAPFYDHPLVLGLAEVMDFPAVLTGKDQMLDKLLSASKYEKLIDGHAAGLDKYGLNGYMTAGIRTDHEAISVKEAKERLQRGMHLMIREGSVAKDLVNLLPVVTEKNASRCLFVTDDKHLDDLLEEGNIDHNVRLAITNGMDPLLAYCMASFHSAQYFGLQTKGAIAPGYDADFMLVSNIEEVTIKQVFTNGAIVAQDGKLVIETEDSYIVPPVNLTKSVNLPELKAENFQIKLDSAKANIIDIIPNSLVTKHMIEEVDIENGIFIPSVEKDQLKLTVIERHHQTGHIGLGIVKGLKLQAGAIASTVAHDSHNLIVCSTNDQDLLTAVEVIKQMQGGTVVVKDGQVLSKLELSISGLISDKPYEEVNKELKHLNAALAKIGFQETFNPFLTLSFLALPVIPELKLTDLGLFDVKAFKHIDISAI encoded by the coding sequence ATGAGCAAAAACCAACTTAAACAACAGCTAGCAGTTGCAACAAGAGAATCTATTGCTGATTTAGTTATAAAAAATGGAAAAATACTTGATGTGTTTAACCGTGAAATTATCGAAGAAGACGTAGCCATTAAAGATGGAAAATTTGTTGGCATTGGCGACTATGATGGGAAGGAAATAATTGATGCTAAAGGTTCCTTTGTTTGTCCTACATTTATTGATGGGCATGTTCATATTGAATCTTCTATGGTGACACCTAACGAATTAGGAAAAGTATTACTTCCTCACGGAGTATCAACAATTATTGCTGATCCACACGAAATTGCCAACGTCTCTGGCAGTGATGGGATTCAATATATTTTAGATGCTTCGGAAAAGTCTCCCTTAAACATCTATATCATGTTGCCATCTTGCGTGCCCGCAACGGAATTTGAACATTCTGGTGCTACCCTTACAGCGGAGGATTTAGCTCCATTCTATGACCACCCTCTTGTTCTAGGTTTAGCGGAAGTGATGGACTTTCCAGCTGTGTTAACTGGAAAGGACCAAATGCTTGATAAGCTACTCTCAGCTAGCAAATATGAAAAACTCATCGACGGTCACGCTGCCGGTCTAGATAAATACGGTTTAAACGGTTATATGACGGCTGGAATTCGTACAGATCACGAAGCCATTTCTGTGAAGGAAGCAAAAGAACGACTTCAAAGAGGAATGCACTTAATGATTCGGGAAGGCTCAGTAGCAAAGGATTTAGTAAACTTACTTCCTGTAGTTACTGAAAAAAATGCTTCTCGTTGTCTATTTGTCACTGACGATAAGCATTTAGATGACCTACTTGAAGAAGGAAACATCGACCATAATGTGAGACTAGCTATTACAAATGGAATGGACCCATTATTAGCCTATTGTATGGCTTCATTTCATAGCGCTCAATATTTTGGTTTGCAAACAAAAGGAGCCATTGCACCTGGATATGATGCAGACTTCATGCTTGTATCAAATATAGAAGAAGTAACCATTAAACAAGTATTTACAAACGGCGCTATTGTAGCGCAAGACGGAAAGCTCGTCATTGAAACAGAGGATTCATACATTGTTCCACCAGTGAACTTAACAAAGAGTGTCAATCTGCCAGAACTAAAAGCAGAGAATTTTCAAATTAAGTTAGATTCAGCCAAAGCAAATATTATTGACATTATCCCAAATTCCCTTGTAACAAAACACATGATAGAAGAAGTAGACATCGAGAATGGTATCTTTATTCCATCAGTAGAAAAGGATCAACTTAAGCTAACAGTGATTGAACGCCATCATCAGACTGGACACATCGGGCTTGGAATTGTAAAAGGATTAAAGCTCCAAGCTGGAGCAATCGCATCGACAGTAGCACACGATTCGCACAACCTTATTGTCTGCTCTACTAATGATCAAGATTTACTAACAGCTGTTGAAGTAATTAAGCAAATGCAAGGTGGTACTGTTGTTGTGAAGGACGGACAGGTACTCTCTAAGCTTGAACTATCAATCTCAGGACTTATTTCTGATAAGCCCTACGAAGAAGTTAATAAGGAACTTAAGCATCTTAATGCTGCATTAGCAAAGATAGGCTTTCAAGAGACCTTTAACCCCTTCCTTACGTTATCTTTTCTTGCTCTACCTGTCATCCCAGAGTTGAAATTAACAGACCTCGGCTTATTTGATGTAAAAGCATTTAAGCATATTGATATATCAGCTATTTAG
- a CDS encoding YerC/YecD family TrpR-related protein — translation MQIDKLRGKELDQLFNSILSLNNLEECYQFFDDLCTINEIQSLAQRLEVARMLQLGYTYHKIETETGASTATISRVKRCLNYGNDGYKMTLDRVREEEESK, via the coding sequence TTGCAGATAGATAAATTGCGAGGTAAAGAACTTGATCAACTGTTTAATTCGATATTATCATTAAATAATTTAGAAGAGTGTTATCAATTTTTTGATGATTTATGTACGATTAATGAGATTCAATCTTTAGCGCAACGTTTAGAAGTAGCTCGTATGCTACAGCTAGGATATACGTATCATAAGATTGAAACAGAAACTGGAGCAAGTACTGCCACAATTTCTCGAGTAAAGCGTTGTCTAAACTACGGAAACGATGGCTACAAAATGACACTTGACCGTGTTCGCGAGGAAGAAGAAAGTAAGTAA
- a CDS encoding DUF3048 domain-containing protein: MKHLLLLVSILLVGAVTLVACSEKEVVQEEPSVEVEPEEEPIEEEVIPQFKNTYPLTGIGTDDEINHRPVVVTVNNESQARPQTGLNEADLVYEVLAEGNITRFVAFYHSQKPENIGPVRSARPYMIELSNGYDAFFVTHGWSPAAHVMLERERKADYLQGLYHDGSLFQRSSGRRAPHNSYITYENVIKGVDNKGYKLEGDLSPLLFLEEDDEVVGAEAKSVTIAYYDNYKVAYDFDEEKNKYYRSSGRNGDVATKDYVTDEPVGVENVLIVEAAHRVLDDVGRRSIDVNSGGLALLLQNGKLQQVEWKNDGGRILPVKNGEVVKLVPGQTWINIIPTSPGIEQNVVVE, encoded by the coding sequence ATGAAACATTTACTACTCCTAGTTTCTATCTTACTAGTAGGGGCTGTTACTCTTGTTGCTTGTAGTGAAAAAGAAGTAGTACAAGAAGAGCCGTCGGTTGAAGTAGAGCCTGAAGAAGAACCGATTGAAGAAGAGGTAATACCGCAATTTAAGAATACCTATCCTTTAACTGGTATTGGTACGGATGATGAAATTAATCACCGTCCTGTTGTTGTAACAGTAAATAATGAATCACAAGCGAGACCACAAACTGGATTAAATGAAGCTGATCTCGTTTACGAAGTATTAGCAGAAGGTAATATTACTAGGTTTGTTGCTTTCTATCATAGTCAGAAGCCAGAGAATATTGGGCCGGTGAGAAGTGCGCGCCCATATATGATTGAACTTTCTAACGGGTATGATGCGTTTTTTGTAACTCATGGCTGGAGTCCTGCTGCTCATGTGATGCTTGAGAGAGAAAGAAAAGCTGATTATTTGCAGGGGCTCTATCATGATGGCAGTCTGTTTCAACGTTCATCTGGTAGAAGGGCTCCACATAACTCTTATATTACATATGAGAATGTAATTAAGGGTGTTGATAACAAAGGTTATAAGTTAGAGGGAGACCTTTCACCACTTCTTTTTTTAGAAGAGGATGATGAAGTAGTAGGGGCTGAGGCAAAGAGCGTTACCATAGCCTATTACGATAATTATAAAGTTGCTTATGATTTTGATGAGGAAAAGAACAAGTATTATCGTTCAAGTGGTCGTAATGGAGACGTTGCAACAAAAGACTATGTAACAGATGAACCAGTCGGTGTAGAAAATGTGTTAATAGTCGAAGCGGCCCACCGCGTATTGGATGATGTAGGAAGACGTAGTATTGATGTCAATTCAGGTGGACTAGCCTTACTTTTACAGAATGGAAAGCTTCAACAAGTTGAATGGAAAAATGATGGTGGGCGTATCCTACCTGTAAAAAATGGTGAGGTTGTCAAACTAGTTCCTGGTCAAACGTGGATTAATATTATTCCGACGTCACCTGGTATTGAACAAAATGTAGTTGTTGAATAA
- a CDS encoding adenine deaminase C-terminal domain-containing protein, producing the protein MPERIYRWTKRRLRKQLAVIRGEAAPSIVLKNATYLNGARRKWLQANIWIYKDRIVYVGEQMPEKIDKDTEVVDCSNYTIVPGYIEHHAHPYQLYNPHSFSKYAAERGTTTLINDNLMFFLNLDKKKALTLIEDLDELPTTMYWWCRYDAQTELEEEEELFSNSRMKAWLEHHLVLQGGELTSWPKVLEGDDATLHWMQETTRLRKPIEGHLPGASERTLSQMALLGVTCDHESMTGKDVVTRLNLGYTTSLRHSSIRPDLQKLLREMMELGVDDFGRCLFTTDGSTPMFYEQGVIDNMIKIAIDEGVPVIDAYEMATYNVAKYYQLDHKLGMIAPGRIAHLNFLSDKENPVPVSVMAKGQWLVRDNVKCRCNEQFGWKEHGVEPLAIDWDLTFDDLHFSMPMGIELINSVILKPYQISVEVTQERLSDEHDESFFVLIDRNGKWIINTIIKGFADKVGGFASSYSNTGDIVIIGKSKKDMITAFNALKEQGGGIFLAEYEEIIHSIPLTLLGGMSVKPMEDVIEEQKKLVTMLNERGYHHEDPIYSLLFFSSTHLPYIRVTQKGIYDVYKKTILFPSIMR; encoded by the coding sequence ATGCCAGAACGAATATATCGCTGGACGAAAAGACGCCTTAGAAAACAATTAGCTGTTATTCGTGGCGAAGCAGCACCTTCAATCGTATTAAAGAACGCAACATATCTAAATGGTGCAAGACGGAAATGGTTACAAGCAAATATTTGGATATATAAAGATAGAATCGTATATGTCGGAGAGCAAATGCCTGAAAAGATTGATAAAGATACTGAAGTTGTTGATTGCAGTAACTATACAATTGTTCCTGGCTATATCGAACATCATGCTCATCCATATCAGTTATATAATCCCCATTCCTTTTCTAAATATGCAGCAGAAAGAGGAACAACGACACTAATAAATGATAATTTAATGTTCTTTTTGAATCTTGATAAAAAGAAAGCGCTTACTTTGATTGAGGATCTTGACGAGCTACCAACGACAATGTACTGGTGGTGTCGATATGATGCTCAAACAGAACTTGAGGAAGAAGAAGAGTTGTTTTCTAATTCTAGGATGAAAGCGTGGCTTGAGCATCATCTAGTTCTTCAAGGTGGAGAACTTACATCATGGCCTAAGGTTCTTGAAGGAGACGATGCGACTCTTCATTGGATGCAAGAAACGACAAGGTTAAGAAAACCAATTGAAGGGCATTTACCAGGAGCTTCTGAGCGAACGTTAAGTCAGATGGCGTTATTAGGAGTTACATGTGACCATGAATCAATGACAGGGAAAGATGTTGTCACTAGGTTAAATTTAGGCTACACAACCTCTCTACGCCACTCATCAATTCGACCTGATTTACAAAAGCTATTAAGAGAGATGATGGAGTTAGGGGTAGATGATTTTGGTCGTTGTCTCTTTACTACGGACGGATCGACACCTATGTTCTATGAGCAAGGTGTAATTGATAACATGATTAAAATTGCCATTGATGAAGGGGTTCCTGTCATTGATGCATATGAGATGGCAACGTATAATGTCGCTAAATATTATCAGTTAGACCATAAGCTTGGAATGATTGCTCCTGGCCGAATAGCGCATTTGAACTTTTTGAGCGATAAGGAAAATCCAGTGCCTGTTTCAGTTATGGCAAAGGGCCAATGGCTTGTAAGAGATAATGTAAAGTGTCGTTGTAATGAACAATTTGGTTGGAAAGAACATGGCGTAGAACCATTAGCCATTGACTGGGATTTAACGTTTGACGACCTACACTTTTCTATGCCTATGGGAATTGAGTTAATAAACTCTGTTATTTTGAAACCGTACCAAATATCAGTTGAAGTAACTCAAGAGAGGTTATCTGATGAGCATGACGAGTCCTTTTTTGTGTTAATTGATCGTAACGGAAAATGGATTATCAATACAATTATTAAAGGGTTTGCAGATAAGGTTGGAGGCTTTGCATCTTCATATTCAAATACTGGAGATATCGTCATTATTGGTAAGAGTAAAAAGGATATGATCACTGCTTTTAACGCCTTAAAAGAACAAGGGGGAGGGATCTTCCTTGCTGAATATGAAGAAATTATCCATTCGATCCCACTAACATTATTAGGTGGAATGTCTGTAAAGCCTATGGAAGATGTGATTGAAGAACAAAAGAAACTAGTTACGATGTTAAATGAACGTGGCTATCATCATGAGGATCCAATTTACAGCTTATTGTTCTTCTCGTCTACGCATTTACCTTATATTCGGGTAACGCAAAAAGGAATTTACGATGTTTATAAGAAAACAATACTCTTTCCTTCGATTATGCGTTAA
- a CDS encoding YgaP family membrane protein has product MKPNISIINGLVRITCGFTLLTWATAKLVRRPYRTTPLIVAMLAGMKVGEGILRYCPLTDLFENKMQEMNQQQNQGTNLPVPQQAEFQGEQAEEITPVNPS; this is encoded by the coding sequence ATGAAACCTAATATTAGTATCATTAATGGCCTTGTTAGAATTACTTGTGGCTTTACTCTTTTAACTTGGGCCACGGCTAAACTCGTTCGTCGTCCATACCGTACAACGCCATTAATTGTAGCAATGTTAGCTGGTATGAAGGTAGGTGAAGGAATTTTACGCTATTGTCCTTTAACTGATTTATTTGAAAATAAAATGCAAGAAATGAACCAGCAACAAAATCAAGGCACAAACCTTCCCGTTCCACAACAAGCAGAATTCCAAGGGGAACAGGCTGAAGAAATCACACCTGTAAACCCTTCATAA
- a CDS encoding EYxxD motif small membrane protein: protein MEFMIDTFAVYALIIGSVIALLAVYIKKKGTK, encoded by the coding sequence ATGGAATTCATGATTGATACTTTTGCTGTATACGCACTAATCATCGGTAGTGTGATTGCTCTATTAGCCGTTTATATTAAGAAGAAAGGTACGAAATAG
- the purD gene encoding phosphoribosylamine--glycine ligase, protein MKVLVVGSGGREHTIAWKIAQSKKVSEVFVAPGNDGMSDVATLVNIPESNHDELINFAKKEAVELTIVGPEAPLSAGLVDRFLGEGLAVFGPTQSAALIEGSKSFAKEIMKKYNIPTGYYETFTIYDEAKAYVEKMGAPIVIKADGLAAGKGVVVAMTEKEAIEALYDMLENNQFGSASAKVVIEEYLEGEELSLMAFVHGTTVLPMVGAQDHKRAYDNDEGPNTGGMGAYSPVPQFKDSDVQEAVDTILQPMADAMMKEDRTFTGILYAGLMMTTKGPKVIEFNARFGDPETQVVLPRLESDLVDVITGLLNEEKPELTWSDNAVLGVVLASTGYPKAYDKGAVIKGLGNLEEQTLVFHAGTKEVNGNLVTNGGRVLLVSRKAQDLKTAQADVYRELENIQCDGLFNRSDIGNKAISYLSS, encoded by the coding sequence ATGAAAGTTCTTGTTGTAGGTAGCGGCGGACGTGAGCATACAATCGCTTGGAAAATTGCACAAAGCAAGAAGGTTTCGGAAGTGTTTGTTGCACCAGGTAATGATGGGATGAGCGATGTAGCTACTCTTGTAAATATTCCCGAGTCAAATCATGATGAACTTATAAATTTTGCGAAAAAAGAAGCAGTTGAGTTAACGATTGTTGGACCTGAGGCACCATTATCAGCAGGTCTTGTTGACCGCTTTCTAGGTGAAGGTTTGGCTGTATTTGGGCCAACGCAGTCAGCAGCGCTTATTGAAGGAAGTAAGTCGTTTGCAAAAGAGATTATGAAGAAGTACAACATTCCAACTGGATATTATGAAACTTTTACTATATATGATGAAGCTAAAGCATATGTTGAAAAAATGGGGGCACCTATCGTTATTAAAGCTGATGGACTAGCAGCTGGTAAGGGTGTTGTTGTTGCTATGACTGAGAAAGAAGCAATTGAGGCATTGTACGATATGCTTGAAAATAATCAATTTGGTTCAGCAAGTGCAAAAGTTGTTATTGAAGAGTATCTTGAAGGGGAAGAGCTTTCATTAATGGCGTTTGTTCATGGAACTACAGTATTACCAATGGTAGGTGCGCAGGATCATAAACGCGCGTATGATAATGATGAAGGGCCGAATACTGGAGGAATGGGTGCATACTCACCAGTGCCACAATTTAAGGATAGCGATGTTCAAGAGGCAGTGGATACAATTCTCCAACCAATGGCAGACGCTATGATGAAGGAAGACCGTACGTTCACTGGTATTTTATACGCTGGACTTATGATGACTACAAAAGGTCCAAAGGTCATTGAATTTAATGCACGATTTGGTGATCCTGAAACGCAAGTTGTTCTACCTCGTCTAGAGTCAGACTTAGTTGATGTTATTACAGGGTTACTAAATGAAGAAAAGCCAGAGCTTACTTGGTCAGATAATGCTGTCTTAGGTGTTGTTTTAGCATCAACTGGCTATCCAAAAGCATATGACAAAGGTGCTGTTATTAAAGGATTAGGTAATCTAGAAGAACAAACACTTGTCTTTCATGCTGGAACGAAAGAAGTGAATGGTAATCTTGTAACAAATGGTGGTCGTGTCCTACTTGTATCTAGAAAAGCACAGGACCTAAAGACGGCCCAAGCTGATGTATATCGTGAGTTAGAGAATATACAATGTGATGGCTTATTCAACCGTTCAGACATTGGAAATAAAGCTATTTCGTACCTTTCTTCTTAA
- the purH gene encoding bifunctional phosphoribosylaminoimidazolecarboxamide formyltransferase/IMP cyclohydrolase produces the protein MAIKRALVSVSDKEGIIPFVQALVEQGVEVVSTGGTRKALEEAGVAVTGISEVTGFPEILDGRVKTLHPNIHGGLLAMRDNNDHVAQIEEHNITPIDLVVVNLYPFAQTIAKPDVAFADAIENIDIGGPSMLRSAAKNHAHVTVLVDPADYATVLDELKADGEVQSETRRKLAAKVFRHTAAYDAVIAEYLTNQVGEESPESFTVTYEKQQDLRYGENPHQKATFYKKPLGASSSIAAAKQLNGKELSYNNINDADAALAIVKEFTEPAVVAIKHMNPCGVGVGQTIEEAYDKAYEADPVSIFGGIIAANQEIDRETALKMKEIFLEIIIAPSFTEEALEVLTSKKNLRLLTLPVEKGSQVEKKVTSIHGGALVQEEDAFGFDDAEISIQTKREPTEEEWASLKLAWKVVKHVKSNAIVLAKDQMTIGVGAGQMNRVGAAKIAIEQAGEKAAGSAMGSDAFFPMNDTVEAAGKAGVTAIIQPGGSIKDEDSIAKADELGIAMVFTGVRHFKH, from the coding sequence ATGGCAATTAAGCGCGCACTTGTAAGTGTTTCAGATAAGGAAGGGATTATTCCTTTTGTACAAGCATTAGTAGAGCAAGGTGTAGAAGTAGTGTCAACTGGTGGAACGAGAAAGGCATTAGAAGAGGCTGGTGTAGCTGTAACTGGAATCTCTGAAGTGACAGGCTTTCCTGAAATTTTAGATGGTCGAGTGAAAACATTACATCCAAATATCCATGGTGGTCTTTTAGCGATGAGAGATAATAATGACCATGTAGCACAAATTGAAGAGCATAATATTACACCGATTGATTTAGTTGTTGTTAATTTATATCCATTTGCACAAACAATTGCAAAGCCAGATGTTGCATTTGCTGATGCGATTGAGAATATTGACATCGGTGGTCCAAGCATGCTTCGTTCAGCAGCAAAAAACCATGCCCATGTGACAGTACTTGTAGACCCTGCTGATTATGCAACTGTCTTAGATGAGCTAAAGGCAGATGGAGAAGTTCAATCTGAAACACGTCGTAAACTTGCAGCAAAAGTATTCCGTCATACAGCTGCATACGATGCTGTAATTGCAGAGTATTTAACGAATCAAGTAGGTGAAGAAAGTCCAGAGTCGTTCACTGTTACATATGAAAAGCAACAGGACCTTCGTTATGGAGAAAACCCTCATCAGAAAGCAACATTTTATAAAAAGCCATTAGGAGCATCTAGTTCAATTGCAGCGGCTAAGCAATTAAATGGTAAAGAATTATCTTATAATAACATTAATGATGCAGATGCGGCTTTAGCGATTGTAAAAGAGTTTACAGAGCCTGCGGTTGTAGCAATTAAACATATGAACCCTTGTGGTGTTGGAGTAGGACAAACAATTGAAGAAGCATATGACAAAGCCTACGAAGCTGATCCAGTTTCAATTTTTGGTGGAATTATTGCCGCGAACCAAGAAATTGACAGAGAAACAGCACTAAAAATGAAAGAAATCTTTTTAGAGATAATAATTGCTCCATCATTTACTGAAGAAGCATTAGAAGTGTTAACAAGTAAGAAAAATTTACGTTTATTAACTCTTCCAGTAGAAAAGGGTAGTCAAGTGGAAAAGAAAGTAACATCAATTCATGGTGGAGCTCTTGTTCAAGAAGAAGACGCATTCGGATTTGATGATGCTGAAATTTCAATTCAAACAAAGCGTGAGCCAACGGAAGAAGAGTGGGCATCGTTGAAGCTTGCTTGGAAGGTAGTTAAGCATGTGAAGTCAAATGCGATTGTTCTTGCTAAAGATCAAATGACAATTGGTGTAGGTGCTGGACAAATGAACCGTGTAGGAGCTGCAAAAATTGCAATTGAGCAAGCTGGTGAAAAGGCAGCTGGTTCAGCTATGGGTTCGGATGCATTCTTCCCAATGAATGATACAGTAGAAGCAGCTGGTAAAGCGGGTGTAACTGCAATTATTCAGCCAGGTGGCTCGATCAAAGATGAAGATTCAATTGCAAAGGCAGATGAGCTAGGAATTGCGATGGTCTTTACTGGAGTACGTCACTTTAAACATTAA
- the purN gene encoding phosphoribosylglycinamide formyltransferase produces the protein MKKIAVFASGNGSNFQAIIDAVEKQQLNVEIALLVCDRPEAKSIERAKNHGIATFAFVPKDYSSKVDFEKEILANLQDHNVDFIALAGYMRLIGETLLRAYEGKIVNIHPSLLPSFPGKDAIGQAFDAKVKVTGVTIHFVDEGMDTGPIIAQEAVTIDDAETLQSLTGKIQKVEHGLYPSTLEKLLN, from the coding sequence ATGAAAAAAATTGCAGTCTTCGCATCAGGGAACGGCTCCAATTTTCAAGCGATTATTGATGCTGTCGAGAAGCAGCAATTAAATGTAGAAATCGCTCTGCTTGTTTGTGATAGGCCAGAAGCGAAATCTATTGAACGAGCAAAAAATCATGGCATTGCAACATTTGCATTTGTTCCAAAAGACTATTCTTCGAAGGTAGATTTTGAAAAAGAAATTCTAGCTAACTTACAGGATCATAATGTAGATTTTATTGCTTTAGCAGGCTATATGAGATTAATCGGTGAAACTCTGTTGAGGGCTTATGAAGGCAAAATTGTGAATATACATCCTTCACTATTGCCCTCGTTCCCAGGGAAAGATGCGATCGGACAAGCATTTGATGCAAAAGTGAAAGTAACGGGCGTAACAATTCATTTTGTTGATGAAGGAATGGATACAGGACCAATCATAGCCCAAGAAGCAGTCACTATTGATGACGCTGAAACACTCCAGTCGTTAACAGGGAAAATTCAAAAGGTAGAGCACGGGCTGTATCCGAGTACGTTGGAGAAACTGCTTAATTAA
- the purM gene encoding phosphoribosylformylglycinamidine cyclo-ligase has product MSEAYKKAGVDIEAGYEAVERMKKHVARTKRPEVLGGLGSFGGMFDLSSFQLKEPVLVSGTDGVGTKLMLAFMMDKHDTIGVDAVAMCVNDIVVQGAEPLYFLDYIACGKSEPERIEAIVKGIADGCEQAGCAIVGGETAEMPGMYSEEEYDLAGFSVGIVEKSKLITGESIQEGDVMIGLASNGLHSNGFSLVRNVLLDTNNLDLNETYGELEGTLGEELLRPTRIYVKPLLEIMKRFDIKGLSHITGGGFYENIPRMLPAGVGAEVDYGSWPIPPIFDLIEEKGEISKKDLFSTFNMGIGMVVVVSNDDLIPVLNEIESLGEKAYIIGRVTKGEGVTIGGLE; this is encoded by the coding sequence ATGTCTGAGGCATATAAAAAAGCAGGTGTAGATATTGAAGCTGGATATGAAGCTGTTGAGCGCATGAAAAAGCATGTGGCACGTACAAAACGTCCAGAAGTGCTAGGAGGTCTTGGCTCATTCGGAGGAATGTTTGATCTATCAAGCTTTCAATTGAAAGAACCTGTCCTTGTATCAGGAACAGATGGAGTAGGAACGAAGCTAATGCTTGCCTTTATGATGGATAAACACGACACAATTGGTGTAGATGCCGTTGCTATGTGTGTAAATGATATCGTTGTTCAAGGTGCGGAGCCTCTTTACTTTTTAGACTATATTGCATGTGGGAAATCAGAACCTGAGAGAATTGAAGCGATTGTTAAAGGGATTGCTGATGGATGTGAGCAAGCAGGCTGTGCGATTGTTGGCGGAGAAACTGCTGAAATGCCTGGTATGTATAGTGAAGAAGAATATGATTTAGCAGGGTTTTCAGTAGGAATTGTTGAAAAATCAAAGCTAATTACTGGTGAATCTATTCAAGAAGGGGACGTTATGATTGGTCTTGCTTCAAATGGATTACACAGTAACGGCTTTTCTTTAGTCAGAAATGTCTTATTAGATACGAACAACCTAGACTTAAATGAAACGTACGGTGAGCTAGAAGGTACTCTGGGAGAAGAACTTCTTCGTCCGACACGTATTTATGTTAAACCACTTCTTGAAATTATGAAGCGATTTGACATTAAAGGTCTTTCGCATATTACTGGTGGTGGATTCTATGAAAATATTCCAAGAATGCTTCCAGCAGGTGTTGGTGCAGAAGTAGATTACGGCTCATGGCCAATCCCTCCAATCTTTGACTTAATAGAAGAAAAAGGGGAAATCAGCAAGAAAGACTTATTCTCAACGTTCAATATGGGAATTGGAATGGTAGTTGTTGTTTCAAATGATGATTTAATCCCTGTTTTAAATGAAATTGAATCTCTTGGTGAGAAAGCTTACATCATTGGACGCGTAACAAAAGGTGAAGGTGTAACGATCGGGGGATTAGAATAA